A single region of the Candidatus Methylomirabilota bacterium genome encodes:
- a CDS encoding CoA-transferase, whose product MGARELKDNTTVFAGVGAPMMASGLAQRMHAPGLTMVIEGGIVGPKWKPGSLPISTNEMRAAYRAQMLPGITDAFLLAQRGFLDVGFIGGAQIDRYGNLNTSAIGGSYDRPKVRLPGSGGANDIISLCRAVIILTAHEKRRFSETVDFITSPGWLIGGDSRRASGLLFGGVSRVVTTLGLFGFEPESRRMRLEALHPGVSVDDVKAATGFEVLVSDQLTATKPPTDEELGILRMLDPARQFIG is encoded by the coding sequence ATGGGCGCCCGCGAGCTCAAAGACAACACCACGGTCTTCGCCGGCGTGGGCGCTCCCATGATGGCCTCGGGGCTCGCCCAGCGCATGCATGCCCCGGGCCTGACCATGGTCATCGAGGGCGGCATCGTCGGGCCGAAGTGGAAGCCGGGCTCGCTGCCGATCTCGACCAACGAGATGCGCGCCGCCTACCGCGCCCAGATGCTGCCGGGCATCACCGATGCCTTCCTGCTGGCCCAGCGCGGCTTCCTCGACGTGGGCTTCATCGGGGGCGCCCAGATCGACCGCTATGGCAACCTGAACACCAGCGCGATCGGCGGCAGCTACGACCGCCCGAAGGTGCGCCTCCCCGGCAGCGGCGGCGCGAATGACATCATCTCGCTCTGCCGCGCGGTCATCATCCTGACCGCCCACGAGAAGCGCCGCTTCTCGGAGACCGTGGACTTCATCACGAGCCCGGGCTGGCTCATCGGCGGCGACAGCCGTCGGGCGAGCGGGCTCCTCTTCGGCGGCGTCTCCCGCGTAGTGACCACGCTCGGCCTCTTCGGCTTCGAGCCGGAGAGCCGCCGGATGAGGCTCGAGGCCCTGCACCCCGGCGTGAGCGTGGACGACGTAAAGGCCGCCACCGGCTTCGAGGTGCTGGTCTCCGATCAGCTCACCGCGACCAAGCCGCCAACTGATGAAGAGCTGGGGATACTGCGCATGCTCGACCCCGCGCGGCAATTCATAGGCTGA